A region from the Kribbella shirazensis genome encodes:
- the thpR gene encoding RNA 2',3'-cyclic phosphodiesterase, translated as MRLFVAVVPPIEVVEDLSEFVEPRREHPDEDIRWAADDNWHITLAFLGDVPDWKTEELEERLERAAKRQQPFELQIAGAGAFPGVPDARVLYAGVRDDTDSLKHLSMTTRAAANRAGVPVEGRKFTPHVTLARLRRQLDVTKWVRVFDTYEGPLWTAGSLQLIESRLGEGPGHSAAYRTVGEWDFLG; from the coding sequence ATGCGATTGTTCGTGGCGGTAGTGCCACCCATCGAGGTAGTGGAGGATCTGAGCGAGTTCGTCGAGCCGCGCCGGGAGCATCCGGACGAGGACATCCGCTGGGCGGCGGACGACAACTGGCACATCACGCTGGCCTTCCTCGGCGACGTGCCGGACTGGAAGACCGAGGAGCTCGAGGAGCGGCTGGAGCGGGCCGCGAAACGGCAACAGCCGTTCGAACTGCAGATCGCCGGCGCGGGCGCGTTCCCCGGTGTCCCGGATGCCAGGGTGCTGTACGCCGGGGTGCGCGACGACACCGATTCGCTCAAACACCTGTCGATGACCACCCGGGCCGCGGCGAACCGGGCCGGCGTCCCCGTCGAGGGCCGGAAGTTCACGCCGCACGTGACGCTGGCGCGGCTGCGCCGGCAACTGGACGTGACCAAGTGGGTGCGGGTCTTCGACACGTACGAGGGACCGCTTTGGACCGCGGGCAGCCTGCAACTGATCGAGTCCCGCCTGGGCGAGGGCCCCGGCCACAGCGCGGCGTACCGCACCGTAGGCGAATGGGACTTCTTAGGTTGA
- a CDS encoding ABC transporter permease subunit translates to MRETRGFKIYRGVVLAVLGLFVLVPLYVMATSSLKPLKDVQGAFTWWPTNLTLAPFVDMWKTVPLAKYFVNSTIVSVSATVFSVAIAILAAFAVSRFKFRGRTVFTTTVLSTQMFPGVLFLLPLFLIFVNINNEFGLQLVGTRLGLIITYLTFSLPFSIWMLAGYFDSIPRELDEAALVDGCGPMGALWRVVLPAARPGVIAVAIYSFMTAWGEVLFASVMTTEANRTLSVGLRQYSTQTNIYWNQIMAAALVVSVPVVIGFLLAQRHFVAGVTAGAVK, encoded by the coding sequence GTGCGTGAGACCAGGGGTTTCAAGATCTACCGCGGTGTCGTGCTGGCCGTGCTCGGGTTGTTCGTGCTGGTCCCGCTGTACGTGATGGCGACCTCGTCGCTCAAGCCGCTGAAGGACGTGCAGGGCGCGTTCACCTGGTGGCCGACGAACCTGACGCTGGCGCCGTTCGTGGACATGTGGAAGACGGTGCCGCTGGCGAAGTACTTCGTGAACTCGACGATCGTGTCGGTGTCGGCGACGGTGTTCTCGGTGGCGATCGCGATCCTCGCGGCGTTCGCGGTGTCGCGGTTCAAGTTCCGCGGGCGGACCGTGTTCACCACGACGGTGCTGTCGACGCAGATGTTCCCGGGTGTGCTGTTCCTGCTGCCGTTGTTCCTGATCTTCGTGAACATCAACAACGAGTTCGGGCTGCAGCTGGTCGGGACGCGACTCGGGTTGATCATCACGTACCTGACGTTCAGCCTGCCGTTCTCGATCTGGATGCTGGCCGGGTACTTCGACAGCATCCCGCGCGAGCTCGACGAGGCCGCACTGGTCGACGGTTGCGGACCGATGGGCGCACTGTGGCGGGTCGTCCTGCCCGCCGCGCGGCCCGGGGTGATCGCGGTCGCGATCTACTCGTTCATGACCGCGTGGGGCGAGGTCCTGTTCGCGTCGGTGATGACCACGGAGGCGAACCGCACCCTGTCCGTCGGCCTCCGCCAGTACTCCACCCAGACCAACATCTACTGGAACCAGATCATGGCCGCGGCCCTCGTCGTCAGCGTCCCGGTCGTCATCGGCTTTCTGCTGGCCCAACGCCACTTCGTCGCCGGCGTCACCGCGGGCGCGGTGAAGTAG
- a CDS encoding carbohydrate ABC transporter permease, which yields MSVATETAAPAPAKPARNRSRLEHRPGLNRWLPYALLAPAVLLELFIHIIPMLVGIWMSFVKLTKFFIANWSAAPSAGLGNYKVALDFNNAVGEGLLKSFGVTVAFSLITVAFSWVLGMAAAVALQPEFRGRGLVRTLFLVPYALPAYAGILTWNFMLQRDTGAVNHVLEQLHLSDGDTFWLIGGNALISLITVAGWKLWTFAFLTLMAGMQSIPRDLYEAASVDGAGNIRQWRNITLPSLRPVNLVLVLVLFLWTFSDFNTPYVLFGTAQPPAGDLITFHIYNASFLTWNFGTGAAMSVLLLIFLMIVTGAYLLVTGRRSRRA from the coding sequence ATGTCCGTCGCCACAGAAACCGCCGCTCCGGCACCGGCGAAGCCGGCCAGGAACCGCAGCCGCCTCGAGCACCGGCCCGGCCTGAACAGGTGGCTGCCGTACGCACTGCTGGCCCCGGCGGTGTTGCTGGAACTGTTCATCCACATCATCCCGATGCTGGTCGGGATCTGGATGAGCTTCGTCAAACTCACCAAGTTCTTCATCGCGAACTGGTCCGCCGCGCCCAGCGCCGGGCTCGGCAACTACAAGGTCGCGCTCGACTTCAACAACGCCGTCGGCGAAGGGCTGCTGAAGTCCTTCGGCGTCACGGTCGCCTTCTCGCTGATCACGGTCGCGTTCTCGTGGGTCCTCGGGATGGCCGCCGCGGTCGCGCTGCAGCCCGAGTTCCGCGGGCGGGGCCTGGTCCGGACACTGTTCCTGGTGCCTTACGCGCTCCCGGCGTACGCCGGAATCCTGACCTGGAACTTCATGCTCCAGCGCGACACCGGCGCGGTGAACCACGTCCTGGAGCAGCTGCATCTCAGCGACGGCGACACGTTCTGGCTGATCGGCGGCAACGCACTGATCTCGCTGATCACGGTCGCCGGGTGGAAGCTGTGGACGTTCGCGTTCCTCACCCTGATGGCCGGTATGCAGAGCATCCCGCGGGACCTCTACGAAGCCGCCTCGGTCGACGGTGCCGGCAACATCCGGCAGTGGCGCAACATCACGCTGCCCTCGCTGCGGCCGGTCAACCTGGTGCTCGTCCTCGTCCTGTTCCTGTGGACGTTCAGCGATTTCAACACGCCGTACGTGCTGTTCGGTACGGCGCAGCCGCCGGCCGGTGACCTGATCACGTTCCACATCTACAACGCGTCGTTCCTGACCTGGAACTTCGGTACCGGTGCGGCGATGTCCGTGCTGCTGCTGATCTTCCTGATGATCGTCACCGGCGCCTATCTGCTCGTCACCGGAAGGAGGTCGCGTCGTGCGTGA
- a CDS encoding extracellular solute-binding protein yields MRLRSLVAAVAATALGISLAACGGGDSDDSSGGGSGGDQTLTYWASNQGTSLDNDKEVLSPVLEKFTKDTGIKVNLEVIGWNDLQTRIQTAITSGQAPDVVNIGNTWAASLQATDAFLPFDGDAMKAIGGKDKFVPTALATGGKEGTDPTSVPLYGLAYGLYYNKAMFAAAGLQPPKTWEEMVAAAKKLTVPAKNQWGMALAAGSYTENVHFAFINAAQNKADWFNADGKPTFTGDGNVQGVLRYLDLMQKDKVANPSNAQYDNGTKSVNDFATKKVAMVINQNNADSSIVANGMKAGEYGVVPFPAPAGGEQVASHVAGINLSIFKNTKHKDAALKFVNYMTSAETQTTLGKPFASLPVLKDAKPVFTTDEAEAAVFQDVYNTKSKPLPLVPAEDQYESTVGKAMNAMFAKIATGGTVTADDVKAALKTAEDQVAASS; encoded by the coding sequence GTGAGACTGCGTTCGCTTGTAGCCGCGGTGGCGGCGACCGCCCTGGGAATCAGCCTGGCCGCCTGCGGAGGCGGCGACTCGGACGATTCGTCCGGCGGCGGTTCCGGTGGCGACCAGACGCTGACCTACTGGGCCAGCAACCAGGGCACCAGCCTGGACAACGACAAGGAGGTGCTGAGCCCGGTCCTGGAGAAGTTCACCAAGGACACCGGGATCAAGGTCAACCTCGAGGTGATCGGCTGGAACGACCTGCAGACCCGGATCCAGACCGCGATCACCTCCGGTCAGGCGCCGGACGTGGTCAACATCGGCAACACCTGGGCGGCGTCGCTGCAGGCCACCGACGCGTTCCTGCCGTTCGACGGCGACGCGATGAAGGCGATCGGCGGGAAGGACAAGTTCGTGCCGACGGCTCTGGCGACCGGCGGCAAGGAAGGCACCGACCCGACCTCGGTCCCGCTCTACGGTCTGGCCTACGGCCTGTACTACAACAAGGCGATGTTCGCCGCGGCCGGCCTGCAGCCGCCGAAGACCTGGGAAGAGATGGTCGCCGCGGCCAAGAAGCTGACCGTCCCGGCGAAGAACCAGTGGGGCATGGCGCTGGCGGCCGGCAGCTACACCGAGAACGTGCACTTCGCGTTCATCAACGCCGCGCAGAACAAGGCCGACTGGTTCAACGCCGACGGCAAGCCGACTTTCACCGGTGACGGCAACGTCCAGGGCGTGCTGCGGTACCTCGACCTGATGCAGAAGGACAAGGTCGCGAACCCGTCGAACGCGCAGTACGACAACGGCACCAAGTCGGTGAACGACTTCGCCACCAAGAAGGTCGCGATGGTCATCAACCAGAACAACGCCGACTCCTCGATCGTCGCCAACGGCATGAAGGCCGGCGAGTACGGCGTCGTCCCGTTCCCGGCCCCGGCCGGTGGTGAGCAGGTGGCCAGCCACGTCGCCGGCATCAACCTGTCGATCTTCAAGAACACCAAGCACAAGGACGCGGCGCTGAAGTTCGTCAATTACATGACGTCCGCGGAGACCCAGACCACGCTGGGCAAGCCGTTCGCGTCGCTGCCGGTGCTGAAGGACGCGAAGCCGGTGTTCACCACCGACGAGGCCGAGGCCGCGGTCTTCCAGGACGTCTACAACACCAAGTCCAAGCCGCTGCCGCTGGTGCCGGCCGAGGACCAGTACGAAAGCACCGTCGGCAAGGCGATGAACGCGATGTTCGCCAAGATCGCGACCGGCGGAACGGTGACCGCCGACGACGTGAAGGCGGCGCTGAAGACCGCCGAGGACCAGGTCGCGGCGAGTAGCTGA
- a CDS encoding LacI family DNA-binding transcriptional regulator yields MTTNGSVTDGEGGDGPQGGTRRSHRVTISDLARRLHISKASVSYALNGRAGVSEETRQRVLDLAEELGFHPNSAAVALSASRTRTIGIVIAREPTLISTEAFYMRTLVGIEQYLNEVDSSLLLRLTGEHGEDLDVLRRWSRQGRVDGFILFDELEDDQRIQLLTELGVPCVVVSSNALDDSVGRLISSPGETVTLLLDHLAELGHTDIAHISGPFTFIHERLRVQTLREDAERHGITVRHIEGSYRYDDGAELTRQLLTGPNPPSAIVLGNDLMAVAALRVAMDLGTAVPDEVSIVAWDDSPLCELARPGITAVDQKTMERGRAAADLLLRIVTGESALHEEAPAGELRHRESSGPARS; encoded by the coding sequence ATGACGACGAACGGATCCGTGACAGACGGCGAGGGCGGCGACGGCCCACAGGGCGGCACCCGCCGCAGTCATCGGGTCACGATCAGCGATCTCGCCCGCCGGCTGCACATCTCCAAGGCGTCGGTCTCGTACGCACTGAACGGCCGCGCCGGGGTCAGCGAGGAGACCCGGCAGCGGGTGCTCGACCTGGCCGAGGAGCTGGGCTTCCACCCGAACTCCGCCGCGGTCGCGCTGTCCGCGAGCCGGACCCGGACGATCGGGATCGTGATCGCGCGCGAACCCACGCTGATCTCGACCGAGGCGTTCTACATGCGCACGCTGGTCGGCATCGAGCAGTACCTGAACGAGGTCGACTCCTCGCTGCTGCTCCGGCTCACCGGCGAGCACGGCGAGGATCTCGACGTACTGCGACGCTGGTCACGGCAGGGTCGCGTGGACGGGTTCATCCTGTTCGACGAACTCGAGGACGACCAGCGGATCCAGCTGCTGACGGAGCTCGGGGTGCCGTGCGTGGTCGTCAGCTCGAACGCGCTCGACGACTCGGTCGGGCGGCTGATCAGCTCCCCCGGCGAGACCGTCACGCTGCTGCTCGATCACCTGGCCGAGCTCGGGCACACGGACATCGCGCACATCAGCGGGCCGTTCACGTTCATTCACGAGAGGCTGCGGGTGCAGACGCTGCGCGAGGACGCGGAGCGGCATGGGATCACGGTGCGGCACATCGAGGGCAGTTACCGGTACGACGACGGCGCCGAGCTGACCCGTCAGCTGCTGACCGGGCCGAATCCGCCGAGCGCGATCGTGCTCGGGAACGACCTGATGGCGGTCGCGGCGCTGCGGGTGGCGATGGATCTCGGTACGGCGGTGCCGGACGAGGTCTCGATCGTCGCGTGGGACGACTCGCCGCTGTGCGAACTCGCCCGGCCCGGCATCACCGCGGTGGATCAGAAGACGATGGAACGCGGGCGCGCCGCCGCGGATCTGCTGCTGCGCATCGTCACCGGGGAGAGCGCGCTCCACGAGGAGGCGCCGGCCGGCGAGCTCCGCCACCGAGAGTCCTCCGGCCCGGCACGCTCCTGA
- a CDS encoding acyltransferase — protein sequence MLPNEPLRLDFLPWEYARKASDAERERQAERQARLGGSLELADDAYVAESAAVYCDELRMGQRSYIAAHAYLTGRIALGSDSTINPFAAVRGNVTIGDGVRIGAHTSLLAFNHGTAPGEPIFKQPHTSLGITIGDDVWIGSNVTILDGVTVGAHSIIGAGAVVTKNIPANSVAAGNPARILRSRTGASMSGDLPTLLKDFAAKAREQTDDVLARCWDGSRFVDRPGIDREPEIRPWCDAVEIADLLVRRTPAGHTRDDLVRRLRARQDPATGLVSPGDLSDDGLGKPSDAELSVLEGPASYHILCVGYALQVLGSSFEHPISTDFTLDELDNLPWARRAWSAGSGIDAVGTALARNLHDHKESGPLEPLLGWLLTHADPALGAWGSPHPDDGLLQVVNGFYRLTRGTYAQFGLPLPYPEQAVATVLAHSNDRRMFTGDNYNACNVLDVIHPLWLARKQTTYGEQDGRRWAEDQLRAILPRWVDGAGFAFAPDGTDDRAIPGLQGTEMWLSIVWLLSDYLGLSDALGYRPRGVHRPEPLISLH from the coding sequence ATGCTGCCGAACGAGCCGTTGCGCCTGGATTTCCTGCCGTGGGAGTACGCCCGGAAGGCCTCGGATGCCGAGCGCGAACGCCAGGCCGAACGGCAGGCGCGGCTCGGCGGGTCGCTGGAGCTGGCGGACGACGCATACGTCGCGGAGTCCGCCGCCGTGTACTGCGACGAGCTCCGGATGGGGCAGCGTTCGTACATCGCTGCCCATGCGTACCTCACCGGCCGGATCGCGCTCGGGTCGGACTCGACGATCAACCCGTTCGCCGCGGTCCGGGGCAACGTGACGATCGGCGACGGCGTGCGGATCGGCGCGCACACCTCGCTGCTCGCCTTCAATCACGGCACCGCGCCCGGCGAGCCGATCTTCAAGCAGCCGCACACCTCGCTCGGCATCACGATCGGGGACGACGTCTGGATCGGCTCCAACGTCACGATCCTCGACGGCGTCACGGTCGGCGCGCACAGCATCATCGGCGCCGGCGCGGTCGTCACGAAGAACATCCCGGCCAACTCGGTCGCGGCCGGCAACCCCGCCCGCATCCTCCGCTCGCGGACAGGAGCATCCATGTCAGGTGACCTACCGACCTTGCTGAAGGACTTCGCCGCGAAGGCGCGCGAGCAGACCGACGACGTCCTCGCGCGGTGCTGGGACGGGTCCCGGTTCGTGGATCGTCCCGGGATCGACCGGGAGCCGGAGATCCGTCCCTGGTGCGACGCCGTCGAGATCGCGGACCTTCTGGTACGCCGTACGCCGGCCGGCCACACCCGGGACGACCTCGTCCGCCGGCTCCGCGCGCGCCAGGATCCGGCGACCGGACTGGTATCACCCGGAGACCTCTCCGACGACGGACTGGGCAAGCCGTCCGACGCCGAACTCTCGGTTCTGGAAGGCCCCGCGAGCTATCACATCCTGTGCGTCGGCTATGCGCTGCAGGTCCTCGGGAGCAGCTTCGAGCACCCCATCTCCACCGACTTCACCCTCGACGAGCTGGACAACTTGCCCTGGGCAAGGAGAGCGTGGTCGGCAGGCTCCGGCATCGACGCCGTCGGTACGGCGCTCGCGCGAAACCTCCACGACCACAAGGAATCCGGCCCACTCGAACCGCTCCTGGGCTGGCTCCTCACCCACGCCGATCCTGCTCTCGGCGCGTGGGGTTCGCCGCATCCGGACGACGGGCTGCTGCAGGTCGTGAACGGTTTCTACCGCCTCACCCGCGGCACCTATGCGCAGTTCGGACTCCCGCTCCCGTACCCCGAGCAGGCCGTCGCCACCGTTCTTGCTCACAGCAACGACCGGCGGATGTTCACCGGCGACAACTACAACGCCTGCAACGTCCTCGACGTCATCCATCCGCTGTGGCTGGCGCGCAAGCAGACGACGTACGGCGAACAGGACGGCCGCCGCTGGGCCGAGGACCAGTTGCGCGCGATCCTGCCCCGGTGGGTCGACGGCGCGGGGTTCGCGTTCGCGCCGGACGGTACCGACGACCGGGCGATCCCAGGTCTGCAGGGGACGGAGATGTGGCTGTCGATCGTCTGGCTGCTGTCCGACTACCTGGGCCTGTCCGACGCACTCGGCTACCGCCCCCGCGGCGTCCACCGCCCGGAGCCGCTGATCAGCCTGCACTGA